In Deinococcus planocerae, a single genomic region encodes these proteins:
- a CDS encoding ABC transporter substrate-binding protein yields the protein MKRTLLSLATLALALGGAQAQQVKEVRLGVFPNVTHAAGLVGVQRGLFQKELGNVKLVVKEFANGSQINEAFAAGAIDAAYVGPGPAMNAFMRGVPIQVYAGAANAGAVLVGRGDSGIRNVKGLAGKKVAVPTRGSTQDISLRHLLHVNGLRATDEGGTVTIVPIDPANMPAAFASRQVDAALVQEPWGAIMETQGARLLANEKAIWEGGNYTTTVFVVNTRFAEQNPEVVRDLLRGHLGAINFINKSNAGAQKAIADQIQAFTGKRPNSAELFKALARTRVTWDINLKTLAEYAQLNKEAGFARDVPDLNRFVNLSVVRGLAR from the coding sequence ATGAAGCGAACCCTCCTCTCTCTCGCCACGCTCGCCCTCGCACTGGGCGGCGCGCAGGCGCAACAGGTCAAGGAAGTCCGGCTGGGCGTCTTCCCCAACGTGACGCACGCGGCGGGGCTGGTCGGCGTGCAGCGCGGCCTCTTTCAGAAGGAACTCGGCAACGTCAAGCTCGTGGTCAAGGAGTTCGCCAACGGCTCGCAGATCAACGAGGCGTTCGCGGCGGGGGCCATCGACGCGGCGTACGTGGGCCCCGGCCCGGCGATGAACGCCTTTATGCGTGGGGTGCCCATCCAGGTCTACGCGGGGGCGGCCAACGCGGGCGCGGTGCTCGTGGGCCGGGGGGACAGCGGCATCCGTAACGTGAAGGGCCTGGCGGGCAAGAAGGTCGCCGTGCCCACGCGCGGCTCGACGCAAGACATCAGCCTGCGCCACCTCCTGCACGTCAACGGCCTGAGGGCCACCGACGAGGGCGGCACCGTCACCATCGTGCCCATCGACCCGGCGAACATGCCCGCCGCCTTCGCCAGCAGGCAGGTGGACGCGGCCCTCGTGCAGGAACCGTGGGGCGCGATCATGGAGACGCAGGGCGCCAGACTCCTCGCCAACGAAAAGGCGATCTGGGAGGGCGGCAACTACACGACCACCGTGTTCGTGGTGAACACCCGCTTCGCCGAGCAGAACCCGGAGGTCGTGAGGGACCTGCTGCGCGGTCACCTCGGCGCGATCAACTTCATCAACAAGAGCAACGCGGGGGCGCAAAAGGCCATCGCCGACCAGATTCAGGCGTTCACGGGCAAGCGGCCCAACTCCGCCGAACTCTTCAAGGCCCTGGCGCGGACCCGGGTCACCTGGGACATCAACCTCAAGACGCTCGCCGAGTACGCCCAGCTCAACAAGGAGGCGGGCTTCGCGCGGGACGTGCCGGACCTGAACCGCTTCGTGAACCTGAGCGTGGTGCGGGGGCTGGCGAGGTAA
- a CDS encoding VLRF1 family aeRF1-type release factor, whose product MISRADVRRIQELPDNAMVLMAVVNDNPANVDNEGGALQTRVKGAMQEAGVPPTVMKQVLDDLSQPRTHHGKSALYVVSGDGETLERFDINADLPERFHYGRPLKSLVASIMDLLPTVAVLAVDREWARFFLLRQGELAELRRHENVRLDDGERWDTLTSSTRHVPGAPGTGGQGSGPRSDSGTDLFESREDANQQRFYNRMAAELGEMMSRRDIKALILVGPVQRVAEFKAEIPDKAPYEVIGETNVVGGAGWVNPAEILEKIGPIVEGYRQKTEAALLDQIQEQGVMEVERVLEMIQEARLYRLVIPEDGSQMNLYRSHNREVPYFTSRKDMTESPLDGSLMERVTLEEALPDLIDLYGIEVKRVHGDHAERLVREFGGLAGLPRY is encoded by the coding sequence ATGATCTCCAGAGCCGACGTGCGCCGCATCCAGGAGCTGCCCGACAACGCGATGGTCCTGATGGCCGTCGTCAACGACAATCCGGCCAACGTGGACAACGAGGGCGGGGCCCTTCAGACCCGCGTCAAGGGGGCGATGCAGGAGGCGGGCGTGCCCCCCACGGTGATGAAGCAGGTTCTCGACGACCTCTCGCAGCCCCGCACGCACCACGGCAAGAGCGCGCTGTATGTGGTGAGCGGCGACGGTGAAACGCTGGAGCGCTTCGACATCAACGCCGACCTGCCCGAACGCTTCCACTACGGGCGTCCCCTCAAATCTCTCGTGGCGAGCATCATGGACCTGCTGCCCACCGTGGCCGTCCTCGCGGTGGATCGAGAGTGGGCCCGCTTCTTCCTGCTGCGCCAGGGCGAACTCGCCGAGCTGCGGCGGCACGAGAACGTCCGCCTCGACGACGGTGAGCGGTGGGACACCTTGACCTCCAGTACCCGCCACGTCCCGGGGGCACCGGGAACCGGCGGCCAGGGCAGTGGCCCCCGCAGCGACAGCGGCACCGACCTCTTCGAGAGTCGCGAGGACGCCAACCAACAGCGTTTTTACAACCGCATGGCGGCGGAGCTGGGCGAGATGATGTCCCGGCGCGACATCAAAGCCCTGATCCTGGTGGGGCCGGTGCAGCGGGTGGCCGAGTTCAAGGCCGAGATTCCCGACAAGGCCCCCTACGAGGTGATCGGCGAGACCAACGTGGTGGGCGGCGCGGGCTGGGTGAACCCGGCGGAGATTCTGGAGAAGATCGGGCCCATCGTCGAGGGGTACCGCCAGAAGACGGAGGCCGCCCTCCTCGACCAGATTCAGGAGCAGGGCGTGATGGAGGTCGAGCGCGTGCTGGAGATGATCCAGGAGGCGCGCCTCTACCGGCTCGTGATCCCGGAGGACGGCTCGCAGATGAACCTCTACCGCAGCCACAACCGCGAGGTCCCCTACTTCACGAGCAGGAAGGATATGACCGAAAGCCCCCTCGACGGCAGCCTGATGGAGCGCGTCACGCTGGAGGAGGCGCTGCCCGACCTGATCGACCTCTACGGCATCGAGGTCAAGCGGGTGCACGGGGACCACGCCGAGCGGCTCGTGCGCGAGTTCGGCGGGTTGGCGGGGTTGCCCCGGTACTGA
- a CDS encoding DinB family protein, which translates to MTTKTTGAADAALRNHIRALLTERQAHVLLDDVLEGFPPGRINDRPEGVPYSAWEVLWHLRFTQRDILDFVRDEGYVEPEWPAGYWPDNTREATPEDWHAEARTFQEDLAALLTLLDDPSTDLLAVVPNGAKPGGGGQTWLREFLLVADHNAYHVGQLMLLKRLLGGG; encoded by the coding sequence ATGACCACCAAAACGACCGGGGCGGCGGACGCGGCCCTGAGAAATCACATTCGCGCGCTGCTCACCGAGCGGCAGGCCCACGTCCTGCTCGACGACGTGCTGGAAGGCTTTCCTCCGGGGCGCATCAACGACCGCCCGGAGGGAGTGCCCTACTCTGCCTGGGAGGTCCTGTGGCACCTGCGCTTCACCCAGCGCGACATCCTCGACTTCGTGCGGGACGAGGGGTACGTGGAGCCGGAGTGGCCCGCTGGTTACTGGCCCGACAACACCCGCGAGGCGACGCCCGAAGACTGGCACGCCGAGGCACGGACTTTCCAGGAAGACCTGGCGGCGCTGCTGACGCTGCTGGACGACCCCTCCACCGACCTCCTCGCCGTCGTGCCCAACGGTGCGAAACCGGGAGGAGGTGGGCAGACGTGGCTGCGCGAGTTCCTGCTCGTCGCGGACCACAACGCCTACCACGTGGGACAACTCATGCTGCTAAAGCGGCTGCTGGGCGGGGGTTAG
- a CDS encoding DEAD/DEAH box helicase has translation MTVATPNLSKLLPSAPVGNALLLPQVARAALFAAHPGPAVLLTTPDRAGLYASAGVLGAPVTVNPGLRDWGEKHEHVVLDVNTALDLFPAHPEDHAVTLTVGRSYPREELLGRLERLGYERGEEPGFELRGDTLELRLEPGAGVPQDAEALWIRAEFFGDELDTLRRLAPGELTGEKIRTFTLEPTADYLTEVKWDATRLDLLPGRVFLDAPEFYASALGPLADTLWPRLRDREVTSFGRSPLELADFDLDLKVLPFYRARLSDLARDVDDWRGAGYRVLILVRHDRTATYLAEKLLETREVPWLTIPRVEEGGLGFLRAGGEGGFAIPEHRTVVITEDLIYGFQGGSALRGKKLGGKPVTDALGLHVGDYLIHPEHGIGQFQGLETRTVLGVTRDYLNLEYRNGARLAVPIEQLPVLRRHPGTTDDPPVLSSFDKKDWARAKERARKNAEEVAAKLLVQYAARQVTPGNAFPPQPEWDAQVEKNFGFELTADQKTALKETMRDLEKPNPADRLISGDVGFGKTEVALRAAHRIVGHGRQVAVLVPTTLLAEQHTSTFVERFKELPVRVEGLSRFTGEKQARAILADLAQGKVDIIIGTHRLLSNDIQFKDLGLIIVDEEHRFGVGQKEKLRALRGLPPVPKDGKIEIPEGVRAVDTLALSATPIPRTLYMSMVGLRDMSSIQTPPKGRKPIQTVLAPYDPVTVRDAILSEIERGGKVFYIHDRIASIGARSLYLRNLVPEARIGVAHGRMNEEELEEIMLGFAGGAFDVLLSTTIVETGLDIPEANTILIERADRLGLAQLYQLRGRVGRRQSAAYAYLFYPPRMTENAQRRLWAIADLQDLGSGHLLAEKDMEIRGVGNILGEEQHGHVQAVSIDVYTELLAQAVARLKGEKLETPASVAIDLPINARLTPEYFDGNEEERIATYGRLSEARTLQAVSRVERDLRKKYGPPTPEVQNFIDLAKLRLTALAKRVLSIGETMTHIQVAFAYKGLDYDAPGLKRFPHKTEVTTFPPGVKLEKRGMRPDDYARVLIEVLGYFG, from the coding sequence GTGACGGTCGCCACCCCCAACCTCTCCAAACTGCTGCCGTCCGCGCCGGTCGGAAACGCCTTGCTCCTTCCGCAGGTGGCCCGCGCCGCCCTCTTCGCCGCTCACCCCGGGCCCGCCGTGCTGCTCACCACTCCCGACCGCGCCGGGCTCTACGCCTCGGCGGGCGTGCTGGGCGCCCCCGTGACCGTCAACCCCGGCCTGCGCGACTGGGGCGAGAAGCACGAGCACGTCGTCCTCGACGTGAACACGGCCCTCGACCTGTTCCCCGCGCACCCGGAGGACCACGCCGTCACCCTCACGGTGGGCCGTTCCTACCCGCGCGAGGAGTTGCTGGGCCGCCTGGAGAGGTTGGGCTACGAGCGCGGCGAGGAACCCGGCTTCGAGTTGCGCGGCGACACGCTGGAGTTGAGGCTGGAGCCAGGGGCGGGGGTGCCCCAGGACGCCGAAGCCCTCTGGATTCGCGCCGAGTTCTTCGGGGACGAGCTGGACACGTTGCGCCGCCTCGCCCCGGGGGAGCTGACGGGAGAGAAGATCAGGACCTTCACGCTGGAGCCCACCGCCGACTACCTGACGGAAGTGAAGTGGGACGCCACCCGCCTCGACCTCCTGCCGGGCCGGGTCTTCCTCGACGCGCCGGAGTTTTATGCCTCTGCCTTGGGGCCGCTCGCCGATACGCTCTGGCCCAGGTTACGTGACCGCGAAGTCACCTCTTTTGGCCGCTCTCCCTTGGAGCTGGCTGATTTCGACCTCGACCTGAAGGTGCTGCCCTTTTACCGCGCTCGCCTCTCCGACCTCGCGCGGGATGTGGACGACTGGCGGGGGGCGGGCTACCGCGTGCTCATCCTCGTGCGACATGACCGGACGGCGACGTATCTGGCGGAGAAGTTGCTCGAAACCCGCGAGGTGCCGTGGCTGACCATCCCGCGCGTCGAGGAGGGCGGCCTCGGCTTCCTGCGCGCGGGCGGCGAGGGCGGCTTCGCCATTCCCGAGCACCGCACCGTCGTCATCACGGAAGACCTGATCTACGGCTTCCAGGGCGGCTCGGCGCTGCGCGGCAAGAAGCTCGGCGGCAAGCCCGTCACCGATGCGCTGGGCCTCCACGTCGGCGACTACCTGATCCATCCCGAACACGGGATCGGGCAGTTTCAGGGGTTGGAGACGCGCACGGTCCTGGGCGTCACGCGCGACTACCTGAACCTCGAATACCGGAATGGCGCCCGCCTCGCCGTGCCCATCGAGCAACTGCCCGTGCTGCGCCGCCACCCCGGCACGACGGATGACCCGCCCGTGCTGTCGAGCTTCGACAAGAAGGACTGGGCGCGGGCCAAGGAGCGGGCGCGCAAGAACGCGGAGGAGGTGGCCGCCAAGCTCCTCGTGCAGTACGCCGCACGGCAGGTCACGCCCGGCAACGCCTTCCCCCCGCAGCCCGAGTGGGACGCGCAGGTCGAGAAGAACTTCGGATTTGAGCTGACCGCCGACCAGAAGACGGCGCTCAAGGAAACGATGCGCGACCTGGAAAAGCCGAACCCCGCCGACCGCCTGATCTCCGGCGACGTGGGCTTCGGCAAGACCGAGGTCGCCCTGCGCGCGGCGCACCGGATTGTCGGCCACGGCAGGCAGGTCGCCGTCCTCGTGCCCACGACCCTCCTCGCCGAGCAGCACACGTCTACGTTCGTCGAGCGCTTCAAGGAGCTGCCCGTCCGTGTCGAGGGCCTGAGCCGCTTCACCGGGGAGAAGCAGGCCCGCGCCATCCTCGCCGACCTCGCCCAGGGCAAGGTAGACATCATCATCGGCACCCACCGCCTGCTCTCGAACGACATTCAGTTTAAAGACCTCGGACTCATCATCGTGGACGAGGAGCACCGCTTCGGCGTGGGGCAGAAGGAGAAGCTGCGCGCCCTGCGCGGGCTCCCCCCCGTTCCCAAAGACGGCAAGATCGAGATTCCCGAGGGCGTGCGGGCCGTGGACACCCTGGCCCTCTCCGCCACGCCGATCCCGCGCACCCTCTACATGAGCATGGTGGGCCTGCGCGACATGAGCAGCATCCAGACGCCCCCCAAGGGCCGCAAGCCCATCCAGACGGTGCTCGCCCCCTACGACCCCGTGACCGTGCGCGACGCGATCCTCAGTGAAATCGAGCGCGGCGGCAAGGTCTTCTACATCCACGACCGCATCGCCTCCATCGGGGCGCGCAGCCTGTACCTGCGCAACCTCGTCCCGGAGGCGCGCATCGGCGTGGCGCACGGGCGGATGAACGAGGAGGAGCTGGAGGAGATCATGCTCGGCTTCGCGGGGGGGGCCTTCGACGTGCTGCTCTCCACCACCATCGTCGAGACGGGCCTGGACATCCCCGAGGCAAATACCATTCTGATCGAGCGGGCGGACCGCTTGGGCCTGGCGCAGCTCTACCAGCTTCGCGGACGGGTGGGACGGCGGCAGTCGGCGGCCTACGCCTATCTGTTCTACCCGCCGCGCATGACGGAAAACGCCCAGCGCCGGTTGTGGGCCATCGCCGACCTGCAAGACCTGGGAAGCGGGCACCTCCTCGCCGAGAAGGACATGGAGATTCGCGGGGTGGGCAACATCCTGGGGGAAGAGCAGCACGGGCACGTGCAGGCCGTCTCCATCGACGTGTACACCGAGCTGCTCGCCCAAGCCGTTGCCCGGTTGAAAGGGGAAAAGCTGGAGACGCCCGCGAGCGTCGCCATCGATCTCCCCATCAACGCCCGCCTCACGCCCGAATATTTCGACGGCAACGAGGAGGAGCGCATCGCCACCTACGGGCGGCTGTCGGAGGCGCGGACGCTTCAGGCCGTCAGCCGGGTCGAGCGCGACCTGCGCAAGAAGTACGGCCCGCCCACCCCCGAGGTCCAGAACTTCATCGACCTCGCCAAACTGCGCCTGACCGCCCTCGCCAAGCGGGTGCTGAGCATCGGCGAGACGATGACACATATTCAGGTCGCCTTCGCCTACAAGGGCCTGGACTACGACGCCCCCGGCCTGAAACGCTTCCCGCACAAGACGGAAGTGACAACTTTCCCGCCCGGCGTGAAGTTGGAGAAGCGGGGGATGAGGCCGGACGACTACGCGCGGGTGTTGATCGAGGTGCTGGGGTACTTTGGGTGA
- a CDS encoding endonuclease domain-containing protein — MRDAYTRRLAPRARELRNNQTPAERKLWFEFLRTHPVKFRRQVPLQGYILDFYSPSLKLCIELDGRSHDGRAVVEYDAERTRQLAAAGIQIVRFRNAEVLGQFEGVCTGIEALCRGEAPF; from the coding sequence ATGCGCGACGCCTACACCCGGCGTCTGGCCCCCCGCGCCCGCGAACTCCGCAACAACCAGACCCCCGCCGAGCGCAAACTCTGGTTCGAGTTCCTCCGCACCCATCCGGTCAAGTTCCGGCGTCAGGTCCCGCTTCAAGGCTACATCCTAGATTTCTACTCACCTTCGCTAAAGCTGTGCATCGAACTCGATGGCCGCAGCCACGACGGTCGGGCGGTGGTGGAGTACGACGCCGAGCGGACGCGGCAACTCGCGGCGGCAGGCATCCAAATCGTGCGCTTCAGGAATGCGGAAGTGTTGGGGCAGTTTGAAGGCGTGTGCACGGGGATAGAGGCCCTTTGCCGAGGAGAAGCGCCGTTCTGA